A window from Rhea pennata isolate bPtePen1 chromosome 1, bPtePen1.pri, whole genome shotgun sequence encodes these proteins:
- the LOC134137805 gene encoding potassium voltage-gated channel subfamily A member 1, which yields MTVMAGENIDETSALPGHPQDSYQPAVHDDHECCERVVINIAGLRFETQMKTLAQFPNTLLGNPKKRMRYFDPLRNEYFFDRNRPSFDAILYYYQSGGRLRRPVNVPLDMFSEEIKFYELGEEAMEKFREDEGFIKDEERPLPEKEYQRQVWLLFEYPESSGPARVIAIVSVMVILISIVIFCLETLPELKEDKEYTVQRTDNTTQVYKSNIFTDPFFVVETLCIIWFSFELVVRFFACPSKTDFFKNIMNFIDIVAIIPYFITLGTEMAEREGTQKGEQATSLAILRVIRLVRVFRIFKLSRHSKGLQILGQTLKASMRELGLLIFFLFIGVILFSSAVYFAEAEEPESHFTSIPDAFWWAVVSMTTVGYGDMYPVTIGGKIVGSLCAIAGVLTIALPVPVIVSNFNYFYHRETEGEEQAQLLHVSSPNLASDSDLSRRSSSTISKSEYMEIEEDMNNSIDNFREANLRTGNCTVANQNCVNKSKLLTDV from the coding sequence ATGACCGTGATGGCTGGAGAGAACATTGATGAGACTTCCGCACTACCTGGCCACCCTCAGGATAGCTACCAACCTGCTGTCCACGATGACCATGAGTGCTGTGAGCGCGTAGTGATAAACATTGCTGGTCTACGCTTTGAGACACAGATGAAGACCTTAGCCCAGTTTCCCAATACACTGCTGGGCAACCCCAAGAAGCGCATGCGGTACTTTGACCCCTTGCGCAATGAGTACTTCTTTGACCGGAATCGGCCCAGCTTTGATGCCATCCTCTACTATTACCAGTCTGGAGGGCGGCTTCGCCGGCCAGTCAATGTGCCCCTAGACATGTTCTCTGAGGAAATCAAGTTTTATGAGCTGGGTGAAGAGGCCATGGAGAAGTTCCGTGAAGATGAAGGGTTCATCAAAGATGAGGAGAGACCCTTACCTGAGAAAGAATACCAACGCCAAGTATGGCTCCTCTTTGAGTACCCAGAGAGCTCTGGGCCCGCAAGGGTCATTGCAATAGTCTCTGTCATGGTGATCCTCATCTCCATCGTGATCTTCTGCCTAGAGACATTACCTGAGCTGAAGGAGGACAAGGAGTATACTGTGCAGCGCACTGACAACACTACCCAAGTCTACAAATCCAACATCTTCACTGATCCATTCTTTGTTGTGGAGACCTTGTGTATCATCTGGTTCTCCTTTGAGCTGGTGGTACGCTTCTTTGCCTGCCCCAGCAAGACTGACTTCTTCAAGAATATCATGAACTTTATCGACATCGTGGCCATCATCCCCTACTTCATCACCTTGGGCACTGAGATGGCCGAGAGAGAGGGGACTCAGAAAGGGGAGCAGGCCACCTCCTTGGCCATCCTGAGAGTCATCAGACTGGTAAGAGTCTTTCGAATCTTCAAACTCTCCCGGCACTCTAAGGGCCTCCAAATTTTGGGACAGACCCTCAAAGCAAGCATGAGAGAGCTAGGTTTACtaatcttctttctcttcattggGGTGATCTTGTTCTCTAGTGCGGTATATTTTGCTGAGGCTGAAGAACCTGAGTCTCATTTCACAAGTATCCCTGATGCTTTCTGGTGGGCGGTGGTATCCATGACCACTGTGGGCTATGGTGACATGTACCCTGTGACAATTGGAGGCAAAATCGTAGGCTCCTTGTGTGCCATCGCTGGTGTGCTGACAATTGCCCTGCCTGTACCTGTCATCGTGTCCAACTTCAACTACTTCTACCACCGAGAAACAGAAGGGGAAGAACAGGCTCAGTTACTTCACGTTAGCTCCCCTAATTTAGCATCTGACAGTGATCTCAGTCGCCGCAGCTCCTCCACAATCAGCAAATCTGAGTACATGGAAATCGAAGAGGATATGAATAATAGCATAGACAATTTTAGAGAGGCTAATCTCAGAACTGGCAACTGTACTGTAGCCAACCAAAACTGCGTTaataaaagcaagctgctgACTGatgtataa